GGGCCCACGGTCGCGGAGCTGTTCCGGTCGGCGGCCGAGCGCGGCGTGCAGGTCAAGGGACTGATGTGGCGGTCCTACCCCAATCGGCTGCAGTTCAACGAGGAGCAGAACCGCCACCTCGCCGAGGCCATCGAGCGCGCGGGCGGCGAGGTGCTGCTCGATCAGCGGGTCCTGCTCGGCGGGTCGCACCATCAGCGGCTGGTGCTGTTGCGCCATCCCCGCACCCCGCGCCGCGACGTCGCGTTCATCGGCGGCATCGACCTGTGCCACTCCCGCCGCGACGACGCCTCGCACCGCGGCGACCCGCAGGCCATCCAGATGTCGCAACGCTACGGCGAGCGCCCACCGTGGCACGACGTCCAACTGCAGGTGCGCGGCCCGGTCGTCGGTGCACTGGACCAGACGTTCCGCGAACGCTGGACCGCGCGGGCGCCGCTGAACCTGTTCAACCCGTTCGAGTGGCTGCGCGACCGGTTCCAGGGCGACGCCGCCCGGCCCGAGCTACCGGAGCAGCCGCCGGATCCGCCGCCGTGCGGTCCGCACGCCGTGCAGGTGCTGCGGACCTACGGCGACGCGTTGATCCAGTACGAGTTCGCCAAGGAGGGGGAGCGCAGCATCGCGCGCGGCTACACCAAGGCGGTGCGGCGGGCGCGTCGGCTGATCTATCTGGAGGATCAGTACCTGTGGTCCGAGGAGGTTGCCGACCTGCTGGTGGGTGCGCTCGAGGCCAACCCCGGCCTGCACCTGGTCGCGGTGGTGCCGCGCCACTTCGACCTCGAAGGCGGGCTGGGCCGGCCACCGACGCTGGTCGGCCGGGAACTGGCGCTGGGCGCCTGCCGCCGCGCGGCGCCGGACCGGGTGCATGTCTTCGACGTCGAGAACCACGAGGGCACACCGGTTTACGTGCACTCGAAGGTGTGCGTGATCGACGACACCTGGGCCTGTATCGGCAGCGACAACTTCAACCGGCGATCGTGGACGCACGACAGCGAGCTGTCGTGTGCGGTGCTCGACGCCGACGGTGGATTCGCGCGCGATCTGCGGTTGCGGCTGCTGCGCGAACACCTGGA
The window above is part of the Mycolicibacterium rutilum genome. Proteins encoded here:
- a CDS encoding phospholipase D family protein — translated: MSVLAEWFLTSRERGNPSWELPAWSEGNQAEALIHGAAYFDRLVTEVETLGPGDHLFFADWRGDADQRLRDAGPTVAELFRSAAERGVQVKGLMWRSYPNRLQFNEEQNRHLAEAIERAGGEVLLDQRVLLGGSHHQRLVLLRHPRTPRRDVAFIGGIDLCHSRRDDASHRGDPQAIQMSQRYGERPPWHDVQLQVRGPVVGALDQTFRERWTARAPLNLFNPFEWLRDRFQGDAARPELPEQPPDPPPCGPHAVQVLRTYGDALIQYEFAKEGERSIARGYTKAVRRARRLIYLEDQYLWSEEVADLLVGALEANPGLHLVAVVPRHFDLEGGLGRPPTLVGRELALGACRRAAPDRVHVFDVENHEGTPVYVHSKVCVIDDTWACIGSDNFNRRSWTHDSELSCAVLDADGGFARDLRLRLLREHLDRADDGSEDGGLADLDTAVDEVVAGAEQLEAWHASGREGARPPGRLRPHSVERVDPWTRLWAEPAYRVLFDPDGRSYRDRLLGRRP